The sequence CACCTCGGCCTCCAGCCACGTCCGCCAGCGGAGATTGTGATCGTGGCTCGCCGCGACGAAATCGTCCGACGCCAGCGCGGCGATCGCCGCCGCCTGTCCGCCGGTGGTGATGTTGAACGGCGCGCGGATCTTGTGCAGCGCCTCGACGATCGGCGCGGCGGCATAGCCCCAGCCGACCCGCTCGGCGGCGAGCCCGTGGATCTTCGAGAATGTCCGCGTGACGAGCACGTTCGGCGCGGACTTGGCGAGCTCCAGCGCGCCGTCATCGTCCTCGGGGTCGAGATATTCGGTATAGGCCTGGTCGAGCACCAGCAGGCAATCCGCCGGTAGCCCGGCATGCAGCCGCGCAATCTCTTCGCGCGAACTGTACGTGCCGGTGGGATTGTTCGGATTGGCGACGAACACCACCCGCGTCCGCGGCGTCACGCCTGCCAGCAGCGCGTCGACATCGGTCGCATAATCGCGATCGTCGACCTCGACCAATTCGGCCCCCACCCGCCGCGCCGCGATCGGATAGACCGAAAAGCCGTAGCGCACGAACATCACCTCGTCGCCCGGCCCGGCGAAGGCGCCGGCGGCGAGATGGAGCAGTTCGTCCGACCCCTGCCCGTAGATCACGCGCTCGGCATCCAGCCCGAACTTGGCGGCGATCGCCGCGCGCAGATCATGCGCGCTCGCGTCGGGGTAGCGTTCGAGCGAAGCCGCATGCGCCGCATAAGCGGTGCGCGCCGCCGGGCTGGTTCCGAGCGGATTCTCGTTCGACGACAGCTTGTGCACGCGACGGCCGTCGTCGGTGGTCGAACGACCGGGGACGTAGGGTGCGATCGCGTCGATCCACGGCTTGGGCGAAGGGCTGCTCATGGGGGCTGCGGTTTAGAGGATCGGCAGCCCATGGCAACCGGTCGGGCGTGGCCGCTGCGCGTTGACACGCATCGCCGCCGATCCTAGCGGCTTGCCCCTTCCATGGCGACGCTCGCAGCCTCGACCGATCAACGCTTCGGCCTCGCGCGGCACGTGCGGCTGCCGGGCGCGTTCGCGCTCGACGGCGGCGCGACGCTCGACGGGATCGAGATCGCCTACGAGACCTACGGCACGCTCGACGCCGACAAGGGCAACGCCGTCCTGATCTGCCACGCGCTGACCGGCGACCAGCATGTCGCCTCGATCCACCCGCGCACCGGCAAGCCGGGCTGGTGGACGCGGATGGTGGGCGCGGGCAAGCCGATCGATCCGGCACGCCACTTCATCATCTGCGCCAACGTGCTCGGATCGTGCATGGGCTCGTCCGGCCCCGCCACGATCGATCCGAAGACCGGCCAGCCTTATGCGATGGCCTTCCCGGTCATCACGCTGCGCGACATGGCGCGCGCGCAGGCCCTGCTGCTCGACCACCTCGAGGTGCCCGTGCTCGCGGCGGCGGTCGGCGGCTCGATGGGCGGGATGCAGGTGCTCGAATGGGCGGCGACCTTCCCCAGGCGCGTGCGCAGCGCGGTGGTGATCGCCAGCGCCGCGCGCCATTCGGCGCAGAACATCGCCTTCCACGAGGTCGGCCGCCAGGCGATCATGGCCGATCCCAACTGGCAGCGCGGCGACTATTACGGCACCGGCGCCGCGCCGGCCGCGGGCCTTGCCGTCGCGCGGATGGCGGCGCACATCACCTACCTGTCCGAAGCGGCGATGCACGACAAGTTCGGGCGCAAGCTGCAGGATCGCGGGCAGGTCGGCTTCGGCTTCGACGCCGATTTCCAGGTGGAGAGCTATCTGCGCCATCAGGGGATCAGCTTCGTCGACCGGTTCGACGCCAACTCCTATCTCTACATCACCCGCGCAATGGACTATTTCGATCTGGCGCAGGAGCATGGCGGCCGGCTGGCCAACGCCTTTCGCGGCAGCGCCACGCGCTTCTGCATCGCCAGCTTCGACACCGACTGGCTCTACCCCACCTCCGAATCGCGCGCGATCGTGCATGCGCTCAACGCGGCCGGCTGCGCCGTCAGCTTCGTCGAGCTGACCGCACCATTCGGACATGACAGCTTCCTGCTGGAGGTGCCGGAGCTGTTCGGCATGATCGACGGCTTCCTCCGCGCCGGCGCGCCGTGAACCTGCGCCCCGATCTCGCGCTGATCGCCGAGCATGTCGTGCCCGGCAGCCGCGCGCTCGACATCGGCTGCGGTGACGGCGACCTGATGGCGGTGCTGCGCAAGGCGCATGTCGACGTGCGCGGGCTGGAGCTCGATCCGGCCAACGTCGCGCTGGCGGTGGCGCGCGGCCTGTCGGTGGTGCAGGGCGATGCCGACGCCGACCTTGCTTATTATCCCGACGATGCGTTCGACTATGCGATCCTCAGCCAGACGCTGCAGACCGCGCGCCGCCCGGATCAGGTTCTGGCCGAGCTGCTGCGCATCGGCCGCCGCGCCTTCGTCTCCTTCCCCAATTTCGCTTACTGGCGCGTGCGCTGGGGGCTGATGTGGGGCGGCCGCATGCCGGTGACGAAGGCGCTGCCGGTGTCGTGGTACGAGACGCAGGACATCCATCATCTGACGATCGACGATTTCCGCGCGCTGGTGGCGGAAAGCGGCATCCGCGTCGAGGATGCGTGGTTCCTGCGCGGCAGCAAGCGCATCGGCACCGCCGCCGCCAACCTGCTCGCCGAACATGCCGTGTTCCTGCTGAAGCGCGACTAGCGGGGCTTGCCCGGGTCCGTCGCCGCCGCCATCATGGCGGCGTGGCGGACATGCTGACCCTGGGGCGCCGACAGGCGATCGCCGCGACCGCCGCCGGCCTGCTGGCACCAGCGCCTGCCCGCGCGGAGGCGAAGCCGCCGATCACCACCCGGATCCTCATCGAGGATGCGCGTCTGTGGGTGGCGGCGACGATCGGCAAGGACAGTCCGCGCCTGTTCTGTGTCGATACCGGCGCCCCGCGCAACTTCCTGCGCCCCGAAATCGCACATGCGCTGAAGCTGCCGGTGAAGGGCGGGCAGGTCGTCGGCGGGCTCGGCAAGAGGCAGGTGGCCGGTGACATCGTCGCGGCGGACGATCTGGTGATCGGCGGCGCGCTCCGCATCCCCCTCACCCTGTTCGTCCTTTACGATTTCCAGCAGGGCCTGCCGCCCGATGCGGCGGGGCTGCTGGCGGCGGGCATCTTCACCGGGCGCGACTGCGATATCGATCTGGCTGCGGGCCAGTGGCGGCTCTGGCCGAGCGGGCGGCCGACGGCACCGGACATGACCCTGCTCGACTCGCGCTTCATCGGCGGCGACGGTCGCGGCCTGTGGTCCGACAAGATCGAGGTCACCGCCTACGTCGCCGGCAAGCCGTACCGGCTCGTCTGCGATACCGGCGCGCCCGGCGGCATCCTGCTCTTCTCGCACGCCGCGCGCGCCAATCGCCTGTTCGACGACACGACGCCGTTCGCGATCGAGCCCACCGGGGGCTTCGGCGGGCGCGCCGCGAAGCTCAGTCGCGTCATGCGGATGGGGCCCGTCCAGCTTGGGCCGCTGACGATCGACCGGCCGCTGGTGACGGTGATGGATCCCGACCAGAGCAGCCGGTTCAGCGACCATGACGGCGTGATCGGCCTGTCGCTGCTTCAGCTGCTCGCGCTGTCGACCGACATCCGCCTGCGCAAGGTGTGGGCGACGCGCAACGATCGGCCGGTTCCGCCCGACCGCTATCGGCCGGCGGGCATCTGGCTCGACCGTACCGACGACGGCACCGTGGCGGTGACGGTGGTCGGCACCGGCAGCCCGGCGGCGGCCGCCGGGCTGCGCGCCGGCGACGTCGTGGTCGATCCGCCGACGCTTGCCGAGGCGATCGTGCGGACCAACCAGCCGCCCGGGCGCGAAGTGGCACTCGGCATTCGACGCGACGGCGCGGTTTCGACCGTGCGCTACACGGTCAGGCCGTATCTGTAGCCCATGCCGTCATCCCGGCGCAGGCCGGGATCCAGATCGCGCAACGCCCGCTGCCTGGACCCCGACCTACGCCGGGGTGACGATACATGTCGCAGAGAACGGGAGTTACTTCTCCAGCACGTCCGCCACGAAGCGGTCGAGCAGGCGCACGCCGTAGCCGGTCGCGCCCTTCTCCCACATCGTGCCGGGCTTGGCGGCCCATACCATGCCGGCAATGTCGAGATGCGCCCACTTCACGCCCTCGTCGACGAAGCGCTGGATGAACTGCGCGGCGGTGATCGAGCCGGCTTCGCGCCCGCCGATATTCTTCATGTCGGCGATCGGGCTGTCGATCATCTTGTCATAGGCATCGCCCAGCGGCATCCGCCAGAGCTTCTCACCGACGCCGCGCCCGGCGGCGAGCAGGCCTTCGGCCAGCGTGTCGTCGTTCGAGAAGATGCCGCCATGCTCGTGGCCGAGGCTGATGATCATCGCGCCGGTCAGCGTCGCCAGATCGACGATCGTCTTCGGCTGATATTTGCGCTGCACCCAGGTGATCGCGTCGCACAGCACCAGCCGGCCCTCGGCGTCGGTGTTGATCACCTCGATCGTCTGGCCCGACATCGAGGTGACGACGTCGCCCGGCCGCTGCGCCTTGCCGTCGGGCATGTTCTCCACGAGGCCGCACACGCCGATGACGTGCGCATTGGCCTTGCGCGTGGCGATCGCCTTAATCGTGCCGACGACGGCGCCCGCGCCGCCCATGTCCCACTTCATGTCTTCCATGCCCGCGCCGGGCTTCAGGCTGATGCCGCCGGTGTCGAACGTCACGCCCTTGCCGACGAACGCGACCGGCTCCTTGATGCCGCCGCTGCCGTCATAGGTGAGGACGAGCAGGCGCGCCTCGCGCTCCGAGCCCTGCGACACGCCGAGCAGGGCGCCCATGCCGGCGGCCTGCATCGCCGCCTCGTCCAGCACCTCGATGCCGATGCCCAGCGCGGCGAGCTCCTGGCAGCGCTCGACGAAGCTTTCGGGATAGATGACGTTGCCCGGCTCGGCCACCAGCCCACGCGTGAAGGCGACGCCCTGCGCGACGGCATCCAGCGGTGCCCATGCCGCCTCGGCCTCGGCGAGCTGGTCGCCGACGACGATCTCGACCGAGGTCAGCGTCGGCTTCTGCTTGGCCGGCAGCTTCGTGCGATAGGTGTCGAACCGCCAGCTGCGCAGGCTCGCGCCCAGCGCCAACCCGGCGGCGAAGGCCGGCCGATCGGCGGCCGGCAGGCTCGTCAGGTCCACCGTCAGCGCCGTCGTGCCCGAAGTCAGCAGCCGCGCCGCGAGCGCGCTGCCGGCGCGCTCCGCGTCGCCCGTGCCGAACAGCAGGATCTGCCGCACCGCGCCCTCGAACGGCGCGTGCAGCCCGACCACCGCGCCGGGCTCGCCCGCAAACGCCGCACCCGACGCCGCCGCTTTGGCGATCGTCGCCGCCTCGCCCAGCGCCGCTTCGGGCACGGCACCGCCGGCGGCGGGAAAAGCGAGGGCGGCGGTGCCGGCGCTGCGGCCGGTGCTGAGCGTGATGCTGATCAAGGAGGAAGCCTTTCCGATTGAACGCTCTATCTAGGACGGCGGACGCGCATCGCAAAGCGGCGCAACGTGGCGATTTTACAAGATTGCGACACTGGGGCGGCTGCGATATCGGCCGCCAATGCGGCGGGGAACAAGGGGGAAGCGGACGGACGTCGCGCATGCATCGCTGCTGGCGGTCGCAATCGCGTTGGCTGCGCCCGCCGTCGCGCAGGATCTCGCCGCACGGCCGGTCGCGCCGCCCGCCACCAGCGGCGATACCGAGACGCCGACCGACGATCAGCAGATCACCTTCTCGGCGACCGACCTTTCCTACGACGACGACAACGATATCGCCACCGCGACCGGCGACGTGCGGATGCTGCGCGCCGGCAGCCGCCTGCGCGCCGACAAGGTGGTGTGGAACCGCAAGACCGGGCGCATCGTCGCGAGCGGCAACGTCGCGACCGTCAGCCCCGGCGGCGACACCACCTACGCCGATCAGATCGATTTGACCGACGACATGAAGAACGGCGTTGCCGACAATCTGCTGCTGGTACTGGCCGACGGCGGCCGGCTGGCGGCGCGCCACAGCACGAAGGACGGCGATCGCACGACCCTCGATCGCGCCGCCTACACGCCGTGCCGCGTGGTCGATGCCAGCGATTGCCCGAAGACGCCGTCGTGGCAGATCACCGCGGTGCGCGTGGTGCTCGATCAGGGCAAGCACCGCATCTATTATCGCGATGCACGCTTCCGCCTGTTCGGGCTGACGGTGATGGCGCTGCCCGGCTTCTCGCACCCCGACGGATCGGGCAATGGCGGCGGCGGCACCGGGCTGCTGCTGCCGAACATGCAGGTCAGCAAGGCGACCGGCGTCGAGCTCGATCTGCCTTATTATCTCCAGCTCGCGCCCAACCGCGACCTGACGGTGACGCCGCACGTCTATTCGGCGGTGCCCCCCGCGCTGGAACTGCTCTACCGCAACCTCGACCAGATCGGTGCCTATCAGATCCGCGGCATGGTGACGGCCGGCTCGCGCCTGCCGGCCAGCATCAACCCCTTGCCGGGCGACAAGAATCACGGGTTGCGCGGCTTCATCGACGCCAACGGCACGTGGCAGCTCGGGCCGGACTGGACGATCCACGCCGCCATCCGCGCCGAAACCGACCGCACCTTCATGAAGCGCTTCGATATTTCGAACGACGACCGGCTGCGCTCGACCATTCGCGCCGAACGCATCGACGACGACAGCTATTTGTCGATCGCCGGCTGGTTCGTGCAGGAAATCCGCGCCGGCTATTCGCAGGGCCAGCAGCCGATCGCGATGCCCGAGATCGACTATCGCCGCCGGGTCAAGGATCCGTGGCTCGGCGGCACCTTCCAGGCCGAGCTCAACACGCTCGCGCTCACCCGCACCGAGGGACAGGATACGCAGCGCGCCTTCGCCGGGCTGCGCTGGGATCTCACCAAGCTCACCCCGCTCGGCCAGCTGGTGACGTTCACCGCTTATGGCCGCGGCGACGTCTACCATACCGCCGGCGCGGGCGAGACCGACATCGTCGCCTATCGCGGCCAGAATGGCTGGCAGACGCGCGGCATCGGCCTGGTCGCGGTCGACATGCGTTGGCCGTTCGTGGGCGAGCTGTTCGGCGGCACGCAGCAGATCGTCCCGCGCGTGCAGTTCGTGGGCCAGCCGCACACCAAGAACGTCACGATCCCCGACGAAGACAGCCGCGCGGTCGATCTGGAAGATTCGAACCTGTTCGCGCTCAACCGCTTCTCGGGCTACGACCGGTGGGACGATTCCAGCCGCGTCACCTATGGTGCCGAGTGGAACTACACCCGGCCCGCATTCGAGGTGCACGGCGTCATCGGCCAGAGCTACCGCCTGAGCACGGAACCGACGATCCTGCCCTCGGGCACGGGGCTCTCGGGGCAATTTTCGGACTATGTCGGCCGCGTCACCGTCAAATACGGCAATTTCGTCGAGTTCACCGAGCGGTTCCGCCTCGACAAGTCCACGCTCGCCGTCCGCCGCAGCGAGTTCGACGCGACCGTCGGCACGCGAAACACCTATTTCCTGGTCGGCTATCTCCGCCTCAACCGCGACATCGACCCGACGATCGCCGACCTGCGCGACGATAGCGAAGTACGGTTTGCCGGCCGCATCCAGATCGCGCGCTATTGGTCGATCTTCGGCTCGACGGTGATCGACCTCACGAAGCGCAGCGACGATCCCACCTCGCTCTCGGACGGCTTCTCGCCGGTGCGCGACCGCGTCGGCCTCGTCTACGAAAACGAGTGCATCTCGCTCGGCCTCACCTGGCGCCGGGATTACGATCCCACCGGCGACGCGCGACGCGGCAGCACGTTCAGCTTGCGGCTGGCCTTGAAGAACGTTGGCCGCTAAGCAGCGGTTCAGCCGTACGAGCCTAGCGGGGGCGGCTCGACGGCGGATCAGGGACGGAGCGGGTTTTGACGGTGGACGGTAAGGGTAAGCGTGCGTTGGCCGCGCTGATGGGGGCGGCCATTCTGATGGCGCCGCTTCCGGCGATGGCGCAGGAGACGACGGGTCCGCTCGATCTCCCCAACGACGTGCAATTGCTGGCACCGCCCGATCCGGCGATCCGCAAGGCGACCGCGATCGTCAACGGCACGATCATCACCGAGACCGACATCGATCAGCGGCTCGCGCTGGTGCTCGTCGCCAATCAGGGCAAGGTCTCGGACGAGGAGCGGCAGCGGCTGCGCCTGCAGGTGCTGTCGAACCTGATCGACGAGACGCTCGAGATCGACGAGGCCAAGGCCAACAAGATCACGATCGACAAGAGCGAGATCGACAACAGCTACGCGCGCGTCGGCCAGCAGTTCAAGATGACGCCCGACAAGTTTTCCGACTATGTCCGCTCGGTGGGCTCGTCGCCCGCCTCGTTGAAGCGCCAGATCGAGGGCGAGAGCGCGTGGCGCCGCGTGCTGAGCCGCGAGGTCGAGCCGTTCGTCAGCATCAGCGACGAAGAGGTGACCCAGGTCATCAAGCGGCTGGAAGCCGCCAAGGGCCAGCCCGAATATCATGTCGGCGAAATCTATCTGTCGGCGACCCCGGTCACGCAGGCGCAGGTCGAGGCCAACGCCAACCGCATCGTCGAGCAGGTCCGCCAGGGCGCCTCGTTCGTCGCTTATGCCCGCCAATATTCCGAAGCGTCGACCGCAGCGGTCGGCGGCGACCTCGGCTGGGTGCGTGCCCAGCAATTGCCAGACGCGCTCGCCAACGTCCTGCCGCAGATGCAGAGCGGCACGGTCAGCGCGCCGATCCCGATTTCGGGCGGTTTTTCGATCATCGCGCTGATCGACAAGCGCCAGGTGCTGATGGCCGATCCGCGCGATGCGGTCCTTTCGCTGAAGCAGCTCACGATCACCTTCCCGGCCAATGTCAGCCGCGAGCAGGCGCAGCCGAAGGTCACCGCTTTCTCCGACGGGCTGAAGACACTGCAGGGCTGCGGCAAGGTCGCCGAATTCGCCAAGGCGATGAACGCCGAGGTGATCGACAACGACGCGGTCAAGGTGCGCGACCTGCCCGCCCCGCTCCAGCCGATCATGCTCAACCTGCGCGTCGGCGAATCGTCGCCGCCGTTCGGCTCCTCGACCGACGGCGTACACGCGCTGGTGGTGTGCGGCCGCGACGACCCGGAAACGGCGAGCATCCCCACGTTCGAGCAGATCCAGACGCAGATGTCGGACGAGCGCGTGAACATGCGTGCGCGCCGCTACCTGCGCGACCTGCGCCGCGATGCGATCATCGACTATCGCTGATCCCGGCCCCCCGCTCGCGGTGGCGCTCGGCGACCCTGCCGGGGTCGGGCCGGAAATCACCGCCAAGGCGTGGGCGGCGCGGGTCGAGGAAGGCTTGCCGCCGTTCTTCGCCGTCGGCGATCCTCGGTCGATCGCGGCCGTCTGGGACGGGCCGATCGCGCGGATCACCGATCCCGCCGCCGCGCGCGCCTGTTTCGCCGAGGCCTTGCCCGTAATCCAGGTCGAGGATGCGGGCGCGATCATCCCCGGCGAGCCGAACCTGCCCGGTGCGCGCTGTTCGCTCGATTCGCTGGAGCTGGCGGTCGGCCTCACCCGCTCGAACGCCGCGGCTGCGATCGTCACCGCGCCCGTCGCCAAGGTTCAGCTCTACGATATCGGCTTCGTCCATCCGGGGCAGACCGAATTCGTCGCCGAACGCTGCGGCATCTCGCGCGACAATGCCGTGATGATGCTCGCCGGGCCGTCGCTGCGCACCGTGCCGGTGACGACCCACATTCCGCTGCGCGACGCGGCCGGCATCCTCACCGTCGAGCTGATCCTCGCCAAGGCACGCACGACCGATCGCGGGCTGGTGCGCGATTTCGGCATCGCCCGCCCGCGCCTCGCCATCGCCGGCTTCAATCCGCATGCCGGCGAGAGCGGCGCGCTGGGCCGCGAGGAGATCGACGTGATCGCGCCCGCGGTCGAACGGCTGCGCGAGGAGGGCATCGACGTGGTCGGACCGCTGGCGGCCGACACGATGTTCCACGATCGCGCACGGCGCCAATATGATGCGGCGCTCTGCATGTATCATGATCAGGCGCTGATCCCGATCAAGACGCTCCATTTCGACGAGGGCGTGAACATCACGCTCGGCCTGCCGATCGTGCGGACCGCGCCCGATCACGGCACCGCCTTCAACATTGCCGGGCAGGATCGCGCGCATCCGGGCGCGATGATCGCCGCCATCCGCCTTGCCGCCCAGTGCGCGGAGTATCGCGCGCGCACGGCGTGACCCTCGCCGACCTTCCTCCGCTGCGCGAGGTGATCGCGCGCCATGGCCTTTCGGCCGAAAAATCGCTCGGGCAGAACTTCCTGCTCGACGGCCAGTTGCTCGATCGGATCGCGCGCGTGCCGGGGCCGCTCGACGGTGCCCTGGTCTACGAGGTCGGGCCGGGGCCGGGCGGCCTCACCCGCGCATTACTCGGCGCCGGGGCCGAGGTGATCGCGGTCGAACGCGACCGCCGCTGCCTGCCCGCGCTCGCCGAGCTGGGCGAGGCCGCGCCGGGCCGGCTGCGCGTGATCGAGGGCGACGCGCTGGCGATCGACGAGCTCGCCCTTGCCGGCGGCGCGCACATCGTCGCCAACCTGCCCTACAATGTCGGCACCGCTTTGCTCGTCCGCTGGCTCGGCACGACTGCATGGCCGCCCTGGTGGCGCTCGCTGACTCTGATGTTCCAGAAGGAAGTGGCCGAGCGGATCGTCGCCCGGCCCGACACCGGCGCCTACGGCCGGCTGGCGGTGCTGGCGCAGTGGCGGACGCACGCGCGCATCGCGTTGCCGGTGCATCGCTCGGCGTTCGTACCCTCGCCCAAGGTGATGTCGGCGGTGGTTCACATCGTGCCGGCCGAGCAGCCCGACGGCGTCACGCCCAAGGTGCTGGAGGCGTTGACCGGCGCCGCCTTCGGTCAGCGGCGCAAGATGCTGCGGCAGAGCCTGAAGGGCCTGCCCGGCGCGCTGGGGGCGCTGGCCGAATTGGGCATCGACCCGACGCGCCGCGCCGAGACGCTGTCGGTCGAGGAATTCGTCGCGATCGCACGCACGCTGGCGCGCTGAGCGATCCTTACGGCTTCTGCTGCTTCTGCGTCGCCTGTTCCTGGCCCTTGGGCGGAACCGTCGCGGTCGCCTGCGCAGTCTGCACCGCCGGCGGCGGCCCCTTCGCGATCACCGCCGCAAGCTGCGTCGAGACCGCGCACGGCGCCTTGCAGAGCTGGTTGATCCGCGCGAGGTTCACCTTGGCACGCTCGACCGCACCTTTCTGCACCATCGCCTCGCCCTGCCCGGCCAGCGCCGAAACGTCATTGGGGTCGAGCGTCAGCGCGCTGCGATAGAAGCGCACCGCCTTGCCCGGCAAATTCTGCGCGGTCGCGACATGGCCCAGCGCGACGAAGGCGGCGCGGTTGCGCGGATCGACCGCCAGCGCGGTTTCCAGCGCATCCTCGGCCCCGGCGGTGTTGCCGGCCTTCAGCAGCCCCTCGCCCTGCGCCAGCAACGCCATGCTGCGCGGATCGATCTGCGCATCGGGCTTCTGCCCCATGCTGCTGCTGGACAGGGTCGCCAGCGTGGCGGCAAGGGCGAGCGCGGCAGGGGAAAAACGCATCAGGAGCTCCACGAGGGGCGAAGCCCTGACCTCTAGCATGGCGCAGTCAGGGCGGCGACGAAAAAGCCGTCGGTGCCGTCATTTGCCGGGGTCAGCAGCCGCCCGGCGCCCGCCGGATGCCCCGCCGCGACCGACGACACCACCGACCAGTGCGGATTGCTCGCGAGGAAGTCCGAGATGCGGTCGCGCCCCTCTTCCGCCAGCAATGAGCAGACCGCATAGACCAGCCGGCCGCCCGGGCGCACCAGCGGTGCCGCAAGCTCCAGCACATGCTGCTGCATCGCCACCAGCCGATCGAGCCGGGCGGGCGAGAGCCGCCAGCGCGCCTCGGGATTGCGCCGCCACGTGCCGGTGCCCGAGCAGGGCGCATCGACCAGCACGACGTCGGCCTGCGCCGCCAGATCGGCCAGCGCCTCGGTCTCGCGGCCACCGTCGAGCAGGCGCGTCTCGATACGGCCGACGCCGGCCCGCTCGGCCCGCGGCCACAATCGCGCCAGCCGGCCGCGATCGACGTCGCAGGCGACCAGCCGCCCCTCGCCATCCATCATCGCGGCGAGCGCGAGCGTCTTGCCGCCGGCGCCGGCGCAGAGATCGACCACGGTCATGCGCGGCTGCGCGGCACAGGCGAGCGCGATCAGCTGGCTGCCCTCGTCCTGCACCTCGATCAGACCGTCGCGAAAGGCGCCGGTGGCCTCCACCGCCGTGCCCTCGGGCAGGCGCAGCGCGTCGGGGCTGAGCAGGCCGGGCACCGCGTCCGGCAGCAGGGCAAGCACCGCCTCGCGATCGGCCTTTAGCCGGTTGACGCGCAGATCGAGCGGCGCGCGCGCCATCAGCGCGGGCCATTCGTCAGGGGGCAGCGCCTTGGTCAGGCGCCCGACCAGCCAGTCGGGCGCCACGCCGGCGGGGGCAACCGGCTCGGCCGGATCGATCGCCGCCGGCCCGTGGCGGCTGCCGTCGAACAGGTCCGCCAGCTCCGGACGATCGCCGGCGAGGCCGATCATCGCCGCCCGCCCGCTGACAGGCGGCTGGCCCGCGCGACGGATCGCCGCATAAGCAAGCTCGCGCACCTCGCGCCGGTCGGTCGATCCGGCGAAGCGGCGGACCTTAAAGTAACGCGCGATCAGCGTGTCGGCCGCCGCTCCCCCGGTGCGCGCGGCGACCAGCACCGCATCCACGATCTCGATCGCGGCCTGCACCCGTGCTGCAGGGGTCAATTGCGTGGTCCCGGCGCGGCCACCTAGCCGAGCGAAGGATAATTGGGCGACTCGCGCGTGATCGTCACGTCGTGGACGTGGCTCTCGCGCAGACCGGCATTGGTGATGCGCACGAACCGCGCTTTCTCGCGCAGCTCGGCAAGCGTCGCCGCGCCGGTATAGCCCATCGCCGCCTTCACGCCGCCCACCAGCTGGTGGATCACCTCGCGCGCCGGGCCCTTATAGGGCACCTGCCCCTCGATGCCCTCGGGCACCAGCTTGAGCTGGTCGCGCACGTCCTGCTGGAAATAGCGATCGGCCGAGCCGCGCGTCATCGCCGCCAGGCTTCCCATCCCGCGATAGGATTTGAACGCACGTCCTTGATGAAGAAAGGTTTCTCCCGGCGCCTCATCGGTTCCGGCGAGCAGCGAGCCGATCATCACGCACGACGCGCCCGCCGCCAGCGCCTTGGCGACATCGCCCGAGGTGCGCAGGCCGCCGTCGGCGATCACCGGCACGCCGGATTTCCACGCCTCCTCGGCTGCTTCCATCACGGCGGTAAGCTGCGGCACGCCAACACCGGCGACGACCCGCGTGGTGCAGATCGATCCGGGGCCGATGCCGACCTTGATGCCGTCCGCCCCCGCAT is a genomic window of Sphingomonas nostoxanthinifaciens containing:
- a CDS encoding RsmB/NOP family class I SAM-dependent RNA methyltransferase; this translates as MTPAARVQAAIEIVDAVLVAARTGGAAADTLIARYFKVRRFAGSTDRREVRELAYAAIRRAGQPPVSGRAAMIGLAGDRPELADLFDGSRHGPAAIDPAEPVAPAGVAPDWLVGRLTKALPPDEWPALMARAPLDLRVNRLKADREAVLALLPDAVPGLLSPDALRLPEGTAVEATGAFRDGLIEVQDEGSQLIALACAAQPRMTVVDLCAGAGGKTLALAAMMDGEGRLVACDVDRGRLARLWPRAERAGVGRIETRLLDGGRETEALADLAAQADVVLVDAPCSGTGTWRRNPEARWRLSPARLDRLVAMQQHVLELAAPLVRPGGRLVYAVCSLLAEEGRDRISDFLASNPHWSVVSSVAAGHPAGAGRLLTPANDGTDGFFVAALTAPC